Proteins encoded by one window of Collimonas fungivorans:
- the rsmA gene encoding 16S rRNA (adenine(1518)-N(6)/adenine(1519)-N(6))-dimethyltransferase RsmA yields the protein MKNHIPRKRFGQNFLTDDTVLYNIISAIDPQADDNMVEIGPGLAAMTRLLLESLQQLHVVELDRDLVARLQKNFDPARLHVHSADALKFDFASIPLAGERKLRVVGNLPYNISSPLLFHLAQIAPQVQDQHFMLQKEVVERMVAAPGTKAFGRLSVMLQWRYSMQLMFIVPPTAFDPPPKVESAIVRMIPIAQPLACDQKKLEDVVLKAFTQRRKVIRNCLAGMFTENDLVDAGVDPQARPETVSMELFVALANRLP from the coding sequence ATGAAGAACCACATTCCCCGCAAGCGTTTCGGCCAGAATTTCCTGACCGACGACACCGTGCTGTACAACATCATCAGCGCCATAGATCCGCAAGCCGACGACAACATGGTCGAAATCGGACCGGGCCTGGCGGCCATGACGCGTTTGCTGCTGGAGTCGTTACAGCAACTGCATGTGGTCGAACTCGATCGCGACCTGGTAGCGCGCCTGCAAAAGAATTTCGATCCGGCGCGCTTGCATGTGCATTCCGCCGATGCGCTGAAATTCGATTTCGCCAGCATCCCCCTGGCCGGCGAGCGTAAATTGCGCGTGGTCGGAAACCTTCCCTATAACATTTCCAGTCCCTTGCTGTTCCACCTGGCGCAGATCGCGCCGCAGGTGCAAGACCAGCATTTCATGCTGCAGAAGGAAGTGGTCGAGCGCATGGTTGCTGCGCCCGGCACCAAGGCGTTCGGCCGCTTGTCGGTGATGCTGCAATGGCGCTACAGCATGCAGCTGATGTTCATCGTGCCGCCGACTGCGTTCGATCCGCCGCCGAAAGTCGAATCCGCCATCGTACGGATGATTCCGATTGCGCAGCCGCTGGCTTGCGACCAGAAAAAACTGGAGGACGTGGTGCTGAAAGCTTTCACGCAAAGACGCAAGGTGATCAGGAACTGCCTGGCCGGCATGTTTACCGAAAATGACCTGGTGGATGCCGGCGTCGATCCGCAAGCGCGGCCGGAAACCGTATCGATGGAATTGTTCGTGGCATTGGCGAACCGCTTGCCATGA
- the pdxA gene encoding 4-hydroxythreonine-4-phosphate dehydrogenase PdxA, with translation MSEPSAVPLKPQSRPILAVTCGEPAGIGPEVSIRAAWQLRAEINSVLIGDAAFLAMIAAEIDPQIRLVALSQQALRNNGLPNFPLGQIAVIDCPLDAHVRPGQLDARNGRAVLRTLDIAIAGAQQGIFDGMVTAPLQKSTINDAGVPFTGHTEYLAEKSATTQVVMMLATDRTTPPLRVALATTHLALKEVAAALTFESLSRTIDILHADLQKKFGLAQPRILVTGLNPHAGEGGYLGREEIDIISPALQAAKVRGIAVSGPYPADTLFQQKYLADADCVLAMYHDQGLPVLKYASFGHGINITLGLPFIRTSVDHGTALDLAAAGLGRADHGSMLAALSVAAQMVRTSQSGKE, from the coding sequence ATGTCTGAACCGTCCGCCGTTCCGCTGAAACCGCAAAGTCGGCCGATACTGGCCGTCACTTGCGGCGAGCCGGCGGGCATCGGCCCTGAAGTATCGATCAGGGCTGCCTGGCAGTTGCGCGCCGAAATCAACAGCGTGCTGATCGGCGATGCCGCTTTCCTGGCGATGATCGCGGCCGAGATCGACCCGCAGATCCGGCTCGTGGCATTGTCGCAGCAGGCCTTGCGCAACAACGGCTTGCCGAATTTTCCCCTTGGCCAGATTGCTGTGATCGACTGTCCCCTCGATGCGCATGTACGACCGGGCCAGCTGGATGCGCGCAACGGCCGCGCCGTGTTGCGGACGCTGGATATCGCCATCGCAGGCGCGCAGCAGGGCATATTTGACGGCATGGTTACCGCGCCCCTGCAGAAAAGCACAATCAATGACGCCGGCGTGCCGTTCACCGGCCATACCGAATACCTCGCCGAAAAAAGCGCTACCACGCAAGTAGTCATGATGCTGGCTACCGACCGCACCACGCCGCCGCTGCGGGTGGCGCTGGCGACTACCCACCTGGCCTTGAAAGAGGTAGCGGCGGCGCTCACTTTTGAAAGCCTCAGCCGCACCATCGATATCCTGCACGCCGACCTGCAGAAAAAATTCGGCCTGGCGCAGCCGCGCATCCTGGTGACCGGTTTGAATCCGCATGCAGGCGAGGGCGGTTACCTGGGGCGCGAAGAAATCGACATCATCAGTCCGGCCTTGCAAGCGGCCAAGGTGCGCGGCATCGCCGTCAGCGGCCCTTATCCGGCCGACACCCTGTTCCAGCAAAAATACCTGGCGGATGCCGATTGCGTACTGGCGATGTACCACGACCAGGGTTTGCCTGTATTGAAATACGCCAGCTTCGGACACGGCATCAACATTACGCTGGGCTTGCCGTTCATCCGCACCTCGGTCGACCACGGCACTGCGCTGGACCTGGCTGCAGCCGGCCTGGGCCGGGCCGATCACGGCAGCATGCTGGCGGCGTTGAGCGTTGCGGCGCAGATGGTGCGCACGAGCCAATCCGGGAAAGAGTAA
- a CDS encoding peptidylprolyl isomerase, which yields MAFSLLSVTAGGAWAQAASTAQTAPPAVAPTAAPAAKPALAKANPQTVDAIVAVVNTDVITQQELAKRMSDVVQRMRAQNIELPPVAELQKQLLERMILERAEVQLAKENGLSVDDVMLDRAISRIAEQNKLSMGDFQKQLAQDKIPYASFREEIRQEMLLQRLREREVDNKIQISESEVDNYISAESANKQTAQELDLAQILVRVPENASAEQIAQRAKRAEEAMQQIKSGGNFAAVAAAYSDASDALTGGDMGWRAQDRLPALFVEAVANLNPGQVSSILKSANGFHIIKLVNKRAAAAAAATDTAAAPVQQTHVRHILIKVTPTVTATEARRRLADLKERIDNKAATFEDLAKLYSNDLSASKGGDLGWVYPGDTVPEFERAMDALKPGQISDPIESPFGYHLIQVVERKANDVSKERQRLTARMAIRERKTEEATNDWLRQLRDRTYVEYRGDDR from the coding sequence ATGGCATTCTCGCTGTTGTCGGTTACTGCCGGCGGCGCCTGGGCCCAAGCCGCATCGACGGCGCAAACTGCGCCGCCAGCGGTTGCGCCAACTGCTGCACCGGCCGCCAAGCCAGCTCTGGCCAAGGCCAATCCGCAGACTGTCGACGCGATTGTCGCGGTGGTCAACACGGACGTGATTACCCAGCAGGAATTGGCCAAACGCATGAGCGACGTGGTGCAACGCATGCGCGCCCAGAACATCGAATTGCCGCCGGTTGCGGAACTGCAAAAACAATTGCTGGAACGGATGATCCTGGAACGCGCCGAAGTGCAGCTGGCGAAAGAAAACGGCTTGTCGGTGGACGACGTCATGCTGGACCGGGCGATCAGCCGGATCGCCGAACAGAACAAGCTGTCGATGGGGGATTTCCAGAAGCAGCTGGCGCAGGACAAGATTCCTTACGCATCTTTCCGCGAAGAAATCCGCCAGGAAATGCTGTTGCAGCGCTTGCGTGAACGCGAAGTCGACAACAAGATCCAGATTTCGGAATCTGAAGTCGACAACTACATTTCCGCTGAAAGCGCCAACAAACAAACCGCCCAGGAACTGGATCTGGCGCAGATCCTGGTCCGGGTGCCGGAAAATGCCTCGGCCGAGCAGATTGCACAGCGCGCCAAACGTGCTGAAGAAGCCATGCAGCAGATCAAGTCGGGCGGCAACTTCGCCGCCGTCGCCGCTGCCTATTCCGATGCCAGCGACGCCCTGACCGGCGGCGACATGGGCTGGCGCGCACAGGACCGCTTGCCGGCGCTGTTTGTGGAGGCGGTCGCGAACTTGAATCCGGGCCAGGTGTCGAGCATCCTGAAAAGCGCCAACGGTTTTCATATCATCAAGCTGGTTAACAAGCGCGCAGCCGCCGCAGCAGCAGCGACTGACACGGCAGCGGCGCCGGTGCAGCAGACCCACGTGCGCCATATCCTGATCAAGGTGACGCCAACCGTGACGGCAACCGAAGCGCGGCGCCGCCTGGCCGATCTCAAGGAACGTATCGACAACAAGGCGGCGACGTTTGAAGATCTGGCCAAGTTGTACTCGAACGATTTGTCGGCCTCCAAGGGCGGCGACCTGGGCTGGGTTTACCCGGGCGACACCGTACCCGAATTCGAACGCGCGATGGATGCGCTGAAACCGGGCCAGATCAGCGATCCGATCGAGTCGCCATTCGGCTACCACCTGATCCAGGTGGTGGAACGCAAGGCCAACGACGTCTCCAAGGAACGCCAGCGCCTGACTGCGCGGATGGCGATTCGTGAACGCAAGACCGAGGAAGCTACTAACGACTGGCTGCGCCAACTGCGTGACCGGACGTATGTGGAATACCGCGGCGACGACCGCTGA